A window of the Bacteroidetes Order II. bacterium genome harbors these coding sequences:
- a CDS encoding M28 family peptidase, which yields MNHLKLILVALVVLSSVNPSFAQNRGKTKPSDQVRVNVPKETRPKAGNKTPSVTQNPALVKKYQAVITPEILASHLYFYASDFFQGRETTAPGQRMAAAWLASQYQRIGISPKGTSGVTDSRDPRAYLQPFKLNEEKLKSFSLSGTSGGKEVKSQYSATGPDGQVFLQLGSAMDAEGGIVFAGYGIKEDGKYDDYAALKAANISWAGKWLLIFDKEPMNGDNSLLSADGKPTKWSTQWWSKMAPAFSGGQPIGFLIISDRPEFGTFVQQQANALANKVGQLRMPVEGQSGGGRRIPPFAQISTTFANQLLASSGKSVESLRSEINTSLKPIVFELTDTKLKGKVENQTRLADTENVVAMIEGTDLKDEYVIISSHLDHVGWDPTKEGDNIFNGADDDGSGTVTTIAIAEAFARAAADGYRPRRSIIFLNVSGEEKGLFGSEYFADKDPVVPLDKIVTNLNIDMVGRFDPTHPVKDEKNYVYIIGSKLISQELHDLNAQVNKLTGTNLVLSERFNDKNDPNQFYRRSDHWNFGKHKIPFIFFFTGTHEDYHGLEDEPEKIEYKRMADIGRMIFATAWQVANQDARPAVSGTGFN from the coding sequence ATGAACCATTTAAAACTTATTCTGGTTGCTCTCGTCGTGCTTTCTTCGGTGAATCCATCGTTTGCCCAAAACCGAGGTAAAACCAAACCGAGTGATCAGGTTCGGGTGAATGTCCCGAAAGAAACCCGTCCCAAAGCAGGCAATAAAACGCCGTCTGTTACCCAAAATCCAGCTCTGGTTAAAAAATACCAAGCAGTGATTACACCAGAAATTCTGGCCTCGCACTTGTATTTTTATGCTTCCGACTTTTTTCAGGGGCGCGAAACAACCGCTCCCGGCCAACGAATGGCAGCCGCTTGGCTGGCTTCTCAGTACCAACGTATTGGTATTTCGCCTAAAGGAACTTCTGGCGTAACCGACTCCCGCGATCCACGCGCCTATTTGCAACCTTTCAAACTCAACGAAGAAAAACTAAAATCCTTTAGCCTTTCCGGAACCAGTGGGGGCAAAGAGGTGAAAAGCCAATACAGTGCAACCGGGCCAGACGGCCAAGTCTTTTTGCAGCTGGGATCGGCGATGGACGCAGAAGGCGGCATCGTGTTTGCCGGATATGGTATCAAAGAGGATGGTAAATACGATGACTATGCCGCGCTAAAAGCCGCCAATATTTCATGGGCTGGTAAATGGTTGTTGATTTTTGACAAAGAACCGATGAATGGAGACAATAGCCTGCTTTCAGCGGATGGTAAACCCACCAAATGGTCCACCCAATGGTGGAGCAAAATGGCTCCGGCTTTCTCTGGCGGACAACCAATTGGCTTTCTTATCATTTCAGACCGTCCTGAATTTGGCACTTTTGTACAGCAACAAGCAAATGCGCTGGCAAACAAAGTAGGGCAACTCCGGATGCCTGTCGAGGGACAATCAGGTGGTGGACGCAGAATTCCACCTTTTGCCCAAATTTCTACCACTTTTGCCAATCAACTGCTCGCCTCTTCCGGAAAAAGTGTAGAATCGTTGCGTTCTGAAATTAATACCTCTCTTAAACCCATTGTCTTTGAACTGACCGACACCAAATTAAAGGGCAAGGTTGAAAATCAAACCCGACTGGCTGATACGGAAAATGTGGTCGCCATGATCGAAGGTACCGATCTGAAAGATGAATATGTGATTATTTCCAGTCACTTAGACCACGTAGGTTGGGACCCAACAAAAGAGGGGGACAATATCTTTAATGGGGCCGATGACGATGGATCTGGAACGGTCACCACGATTGCTATTGCTGAAGCATTTGCACGCGCAGCCGCAGATGGCTACCGTCCTCGCCGCTCTATTATTTTCCTGAATGTGTCGGGAGAAGAAAAAGGCTTATTTGGTTCCGAATATTTTGCCGATAAAGACCCCGTTGTGCCCCTCGATAAGATCGTAACAAACCTAAACATAGACATGGTTGGAAGATTTGACCCCACTCATCCGGTCAAGGATGAAAAGAACTATGTTTACATCATTGGTTCAAAACTTATTTCACAAGAGTTGCACGATTTAAATGCACAGGTGAACAAACTTACTGGCACCAATTTGGTTCTTTCTGAGCGCTTTAACGACAAAAATGATCCAAATCAGTTCTACCGCCGTTCTGACCACTGGAACTTCGGTAAGCATAAGATCCCGTTCATTTTCTTTTTCACCGGAACCCATGAAGACTATCATGGTTTGGAAGATGAACCGGAAAAAATTGAATACAAACGTATGGCAGATATTGGCCGTATGATTTTTGCTACTGCTTGGCAAGTGGCCAACCAGGATGCACGTCCGGCAGTTTCTGGAACTGGATTTAATTGA
- a CDS encoding N-acetylmuramoyl-L-alanine amidase, whose translation MKRKVVLILCLVWTACSGPKNEGSHAQIPQLPVQEVTKTSVQVANEAVKTSLASIMAMPTLAKRAATWKIDTLLVYEADRIIELKMNDGMGYVPFREEQVQRIYEAFEAVLKPIYPDFRVKITVLRLPLYELVPNLYRSKTPKDSSRMPQVVQRGSPIVQNKSKTYEPRKGLFNRNIALWHSHGWYYEHKLNRWEWQRARSFLTVEDLLPMQFVLPYLVPMLEKAGATVFLPRERDPNPNEIIIDNDGNWRNVSGGKSEYKEVGNWLRGDVGFAMGQPPYPEGVNPFQLGTYRMTTSTKEATARITWASDVPESGEYAVYVAYQSLPESIENARYTVDHTGGTTVFEVNQKIGSGTWIYLGTFHFDSLQKARITLTNQSDETGKIVTADAIRLGGGLGMMLRNGTVSGRAKYVEGARYWLQYAGMPDSLVYNVSPPKDDDYRDDFQSRGEWVNYLRGAPFGPNKNRTVKGLGIPIDLSLAFHTDAGLTTNANVIGTLMIYSSKTTGGSITFPDGQSRFANRDLADILQTQLTDDLRAHYDSSWTRRELWDKDYSEAFRPNVPAALLELLSHQNFQDQKFAQDPRFRFDVGRAIYKAMLRFIAGQHGFEPIIQPLPPSHFRVQLEGGDAVLSWQPVADPLEKTANPERYVVYMRKNDGGWDNGTGVTRTDFRFPKLEAGVVYAFKVAGVNEGGESFPTEVLSVGRLENSNPKILVMNGFDRVSPPHIFKEGNLSGFAHWVDEGVSDGVSYGFTGDQFNFETSSVWSDDDAPGHGASYADFEGKPIAGNTKDFTRVHGKALLAAGYSFDSVSDEAVMANMALLSPYKAIDLILGEEKETPWPKPNGTRPAIPPMFKAFPEQLQQGLETYLGQGGKLFASGSYLATDLVKGKPSLHPDITFAKNVLRMTWRTDHAATVGDVHSVEADFLPPNFRFRFETKRNPKIYAAEAPDGLEPASSAGKTLLRYSENNISAGIGEKERTVLLGFPFEVIADERAQKIVMKAVMQWLGL comes from the coding sequence ATGAAACGAAAAGTAGTACTCATACTGTGTCTGGTCTGGACGGCTTGTTCTGGCCCTAAAAACGAAGGTAGTCATGCGCAAATACCCCAATTACCTGTTCAGGAGGTGACAAAGACAAGTGTACAAGTGGCAAATGAAGCAGTAAAAACCTCACTTGCGTCTATCATGGCAATGCCCACTTTAGCAAAGCGGGCGGCTACATGGAAAATAGATACCTTGTTGGTGTATGAAGCCGATCGGATTATAGAACTGAAAATGAATGATGGTATGGGTTATGTGCCCTTTCGGGAAGAACAGGTGCAGCGGATTTATGAGGCATTTGAAGCCGTGTTAAAGCCAATCTATCCGGATTTTCGTGTAAAAATAACGGTTCTGCGTCTGCCTTTGTACGAGCTGGTCCCGAATCTTTACCGGAGTAAAACGCCCAAAGATTCTTCACGTATGCCTCAGGTTGTTCAACGTGGAAGCCCAATCGTTCAAAACAAAAGTAAGACATATGAACCAAGAAAGGGGCTTTTTAACCGCAATATTGCCCTTTGGCATAGCCATGGCTGGTACTACGAACACAAATTGAACCGTTGGGAGTGGCAACGTGCCCGGAGTTTTCTGACGGTCGAAGACCTCTTGCCGATGCAGTTTGTGTTACCCTATTTGGTTCCGATGTTGGAGAAGGCTGGTGCAACGGTTTTTTTGCCTCGGGAAAGAGATCCTAACCCCAATGAAATAATTATAGACAACGATGGTAACTGGCGAAATGTGTCGGGCGGAAAATCGGAGTACAAAGAAGTGGGGAATTGGCTTAGGGGCGATGTTGGATTTGCGATGGGGCAACCGCCTTATCCAGAAGGGGTAAATCCGTTTCAACTTGGAACATATCGGATGACAACCTCCACCAAAGAGGCAACAGCCCGCATCACTTGGGCGTCCGATGTACCTGAATCCGGGGAGTATGCTGTTTATGTGGCCTATCAGTCGTTACCGGAAAGCATTGAAAATGCACGATATACAGTTGATCACACGGGTGGTACAACGGTATTCGAAGTTAACCAAAAAATAGGTAGTGGGACGTGGATATATTTAGGCACGTTCCACTTTGATTCCCTGCAAAAAGCGCGTATTACACTTACCAACCAAAGTGACGAGACTGGAAAAATAGTAACGGCAGATGCAATTCGTCTGGGTGGTGGTCTTGGCATGATGTTACGAAATGGCACAGTAAGTGGGCGGGCCAAATATGTGGAGGGGGCACGATACTGGTTGCAATATGCAGGAATGCCAGACTCGCTGGTATATAATGTTTCACCTCCGAAAGACGATGATTATCGTGACGACTTTCAGAGCCGAGGTGAGTGGGTTAATTACCTGCGTGGCGCACCGTTTGGCCCCAATAAAAACAGAACGGTAAAAGGTTTGGGCATTCCAATAGACCTTTCTTTGGCCTTTCATACCGATGCCGGGCTTACGACCAATGCCAATGTGATTGGAACCTTGATGATTTACTCCAGCAAAACGACGGGTGGATCCATCACTTTTCCAGATGGACAATCACGATTTGCCAACCGAGACCTTGCCGATATCTTACAAACACAACTCACAGATGACCTTCGGGCGCACTACGATTCGTCTTGGACACGCCGCGAACTTTGGGATAAAGACTACTCTGAGGCGTTTAGGCCCAATGTGCCAGCAGCGCTGTTAGAGCTACTTTCCCACCAAAATTTTCAAGACCAAAAATTTGCCCAAGACCCCCGTTTTCGGTTTGATGTAGGTCGGGCAATATATAAGGCCATGTTGCGATTTATTGCTGGACAACATGGCTTCGAGCCTATTATCCAGCCGCTGCCCCCCTCCCATTTCCGCGTACAGTTAGAAGGAGGCGATGCGGTACTATCATGGCAGCCAGTTGCGGACCCGTTGGAAAAAACAGCAAATCCAGAGCGTTATGTGGTCTATATGCGGAAAAATGATGGCGGATGGGACAATGGAACAGGCGTAACAAGAACCGACTTTCGTTTCCCGAAATTGGAAGCAGGGGTGGTATATGCATTTAAAGTAGCTGGCGTAAACGAGGGTGGAGAAAGTTTCCCCACCGAGGTTTTGTCGGTAGGGCGTCTTGAAAATAGCAATCCAAAAATCTTGGTTATGAATGGATTTGACCGAGTTTCGCCGCCGCATATATTCAAAGAAGGAAATTTGTCCGGATTTGCACATTGGGTAGATGAAGGGGTATCAGACGGGGTAAGTTATGGGTTTACAGGTGATCAATTTAACTTCGAAACGTCTTCTGTCTGGAGCGACGACGATGCCCCCGGTCATGGGGCCAGTTATGCAGATTTTGAAGGGAAGCCGATTGCAGGCAATACAAAAGACTTCACAAGGGTTCATGGCAAAGCCCTTCTTGCCGCCGGATATTCGTTCGATTCGGTAAGTGACGAGGCCGTTATGGCGAATATGGCCCTTCTTTCACCATATAAAGCCATTGATTTGATCTTAGGAGAAGAAAAAGAAACCCCTTGGCCCAAGCCAAACGGAACACGCCCCGCTATACCACCCATGTTTAAGGCTTTCCCTGAGCAACTCCAGCAAGGTTTAGAAACCTATTTGGGACAAGGGGGGAAACTCTTCGCTTCTGGTTCCTATCTTGCTACGGACTTGGTAAAAGGGAAACCCAGCCTACATCCGGATATCACCTTTGCAAAAAATGTTCTTCGCATGACGTGGCGTACCGATCATGCTGCCACTGTGGGTGATGTACACAGCGTGGAGGCCGATTTTCTTCCTCCGAACTTCCGTTTCCGCTTCGAGACCAAACGAAATCCTAAAATATATGCTGCCGAGGCGCCTGATGGCTTAGAGCCTGCAAGCTCTGCCGGAAAAACCCTTCTTCGGTATAGCGAAAACAATATCAGTGCGGGTATAGGGGAAAAAGAGAGAACCGTACTCTTGGGCTTTCCATTTGAAGTGATCGCCGATGAAAGGGCGCAAAAGATCGTTATGAAAGCGGTAATGCAATGGCTTGGACTTTAG
- a CDS encoding PKD domain-containing protein encodes MSAKLGWTTYGGDTDNNRLGQWGTYIRDRGHLFGLEAGYRLSNRYEVTVGGVIGNYPKIEPDEYVPQAKDTRRFQLISSARMILNPGADVQTYLSMGGNILFGHYYRPQTLKKVFQPGIGVTGAIGLTYMLNRQASVFMEGSIEATFPDAAADSGDYGRDFGSVGNPNVGGDLSNSDLLGFFGAGLRYNLSKEISCTPVRIAALNVPNQVNANRVATMIGAVNEATQPVEVIWDFGDGRMGTGKVADHRFPGPGAYMVSFSVSNCGGTDTRTARIVVEEPPIQCEKPVIRHITSKRDGWDGVTVSFAPEVEGTLPMEYIWDFGDGNTSIAQFPRYTYPRIGSYNVSLQVRNCGGEDIKTETLKISSELIRESSCIGLDLKTVHFSQNSAVLDEEDMAALRDNLAFLQRCKSVCVRTSGYFDYLEASNDLATRRALTVKNFYAQNGIPASRIQAASAGRSFINCENEDQTSGCSRNQKVESSTKQCN; translated from the coding sequence TTGAGTGCTAAACTGGGTTGGACCACATACGGAGGAGATACAGATAATAACCGTTTGGGGCAATGGGGAACCTACATCAGGGACCGTGGGCATTTATTCGGATTAGAAGCGGGTTATCGTTTAAGCAATCGCTATGAAGTAACCGTGGGGGGCGTTATCGGGAACTACCCGAAAATTGAACCCGATGAATACGTGCCACAGGCAAAGGATACGAGACGGTTCCAACTGATTAGCAGTGCTCGGATGATCTTGAACCCAGGGGCCGATGTGCAAACTTACCTTAGCATGGGGGGGAATATACTATTCGGACATTATTACCGACCCCAAACCCTTAAAAAAGTCTTTCAGCCGGGGATTGGGGTAACAGGAGCGATTGGGTTGACATACATGTTGAATAGACAAGCCTCTGTTTTTATGGAAGGTAGCATCGAGGCTACGTTTCCTGATGCTGCCGCAGATTCAGGAGACTATGGACGAGACTTTGGCTCTGTCGGCAATCCAAATGTGGGTGGTGATTTGTCTAATTCTGACTTACTGGGTTTTTTTGGGGCAGGGCTTCGATACAACTTGTCTAAAGAAATTTCGTGTACACCTGTACGAATAGCCGCTTTAAATGTGCCGAATCAGGTAAACGCAAATCGAGTAGCAACCATGATTGGTGCGGTCAACGAAGCGACCCAGCCTGTAGAGGTAATATGGGATTTCGGAGACGGTCGGATGGGGACCGGTAAGGTTGCCGACCATCGTTTTCCAGGGCCTGGTGCATATATGGTCTCGTTTTCTGTAAGCAATTGTGGTGGAACAGACACCCGCACCGCACGAATTGTTGTAGAAGAACCTCCTATACAATGTGAAAAACCAGTCATTCGTCACATTACTTCAAAGAGAGATGGTTGGGATGGCGTAACAGTCAGTTTTGCGCCCGAAGTAGAGGGGACGCTTCCGATGGAGTATATTTGGGATTTTGGAGACGGGAATACCTCCATTGCACAATTTCCGCGCTACACATATCCCCGAATCGGGAGTTACAATGTGTCACTACAGGTCCGCAATTGTGGCGGAGAGGATATAAAAACAGAAACATTAAAAATTTCGTCAGAATTAATTCGGGAAAGTTCTTGTATCGGTTTAGACCTGAAAACCGTCCACTTTTCACAAAATAGTGCGGTTTTAGACGAAGAAGATATGGCAGCATTGCGGGACAATCTTGCTTTTTTACAACGGTGTAAATCGGTTTGTGTACGAACATCTGGATACTTTGATTATCTGGAGGCCTCGAACGATCTGGCAACGAGAAGGGCATTGACGGTAAAAAACTTTTATGCTCAAAATGGGATTCCCGCGAGTCGGATACAAGCCGCAAGTGCAGGACGCTCGTTTATTAATTGCGAAAATGAAGACCAGACATCAGGCTGTAGTCGAAATCAAAAAGTGGAGAGTAGTACCAAACAATGTAATTGA
- a CDS encoding PKD domain-containing protein, producing the protein MFITKKISQAFLLLLLVYGGAMGQSATQVVQQTRNGKSLYVKLMGGLNVYGGDTDGIPHYKKISLIELGDYLKSIGYSGRLEVGLPITKRIDVALAGEYGYYPNIEPNEGPFALPFSQGKISDEKRLHLDLLGRFNILPDNSINPFVQLGGNLTFGKTTDIVTSAKSTKLGFGPSGGFGVDVKINDKLSVVLENNHALVFPDIAVDGADYAKQLGSPGDDQDHDWLSFYGIGAKLKIGSGLGCSPIDVLQINGPRSININEEGKFNSTLNTASSLPAEYYWDFGDGTVVQGMNATHKFAKPGTYTITFSATNCGGTDVESFPVTVAGPTTQPSLSIVSLTPSMTSAKVGEVIRFNAEVRGTAPISYRWNFGDGSTSNATTPTHAYSTPGTYTVILEAQNAAGIDRRMQTIEITKSVVDACDAITELNSVYFAFGSSQLDANAQSRLMENVDVLKGCSNLNIRINGYADHLEPNEMTITQRRAQAVSDFYQSKGIPASRLGILGKGRDAVSCDKEDPGKGCRRNRRVESIPVKR; encoded by the coding sequence ATGTTTATCACCAAAAAAATAAGCCAAGCATTCCTTTTACTCCTCTTAGTTTATGGTGGAGCAATGGGACAATCGGCCACCCAAGTTGTACAACAAACACGAAATGGTAAGAGTTTGTATGTTAAGCTAATGGGAGGGCTTAACGTATATGGAGGCGATACCGATGGTATTCCGCATTACAAAAAAATATCACTGATTGAACTTGGGGATTACCTGAAATCAATAGGTTACTCTGGTCGTTTAGAAGTAGGGCTGCCCATCACCAAGCGTATTGATGTGGCTTTGGCTGGCGAATACGGTTACTATCCTAATATTGAGCCTAATGAAGGTCCGTTTGCCCTTCCTTTTTCACAGGGTAAAATCAGTGATGAAAAACGGCTACATTTAGACTTATTGGGTCGGTTTAATATCTTGCCAGACAATAGCATCAACCCCTTTGTTCAATTGGGGGGAAACCTGACTTTTGGTAAGACAACAGATATTGTGACTTCTGCCAAATCTACCAAACTGGGTTTTGGACCTTCTGGCGGATTTGGGGTGGACGTGAAGATCAATGATAAATTAAGTGTGGTATTAGAAAACAACCATGCGTTGGTTTTTCCTGATATTGCGGTAGATGGTGCTGATTATGCGAAGCAACTGGGTTCACCAGGAGATGATCAAGACCATGATTGGCTTAGCTTTTATGGGATCGGCGCTAAATTGAAAATTGGTAGTGGACTGGGATGTTCTCCGATTGATGTACTTCAGATCAATGGGCCGCGCAGCATAAACATAAATGAGGAAGGAAAATTTAACTCCACTTTAAATACGGCATCCAGCCTACCTGCGGAGTATTACTGGGATTTTGGGGATGGAACGGTGGTACAGGGGATGAACGCTACCCATAAATTTGCAAAACCAGGTACCTACACCATAACCTTCTCTGCCACAAATTGTGGCGGGACAGATGTAGAAAGTTTTCCGGTGACGGTTGCAGGACCAACAACTCAGCCTTCGCTTTCTATTGTTTCGCTCACGCCTTCTATGACTTCAGCAAAGGTAGGAGAAGTGATTCGTTTTAATGCCGAGGTAAGGGGAACGGCTCCAATTTCCTACCGCTGGAACTTTGGAGACGGTAGTACTTCAAATGCGACTACACCTACCCATGCATATAGTACGCCTGGAACCTACACCGTAATTCTGGAAGCCCAAAATGCAGCAGGAATAGACCGTCGGATGCAGACGATCGAGATTACAAAATCTGTGGTGGATGCATGTGATGCAATCACAGAACTCAATTCTGTTTATTTTGCTTTCGGTAGCTCACAGTTAGACGCCAATGCACAAAGTCGCTTAATGGAAAACGTGGATGTACTCAAGGGCTGTTCAAATCTGAATATTCGGATTAATGGGTATGCCGATCACTTAGAACCGAATGAGATGACCATCACGCAGCGTCGGGCACAAGCCGTTTCCGACTTCTACCAGTCTAAAGGTATTCCGGCAAGCCGTTTAGGAATTTTGGGAAAAGGACGGGATGCCGTGTCGTGTGATAAAGAAGATCCAGGAAAAGGATGTCGTAGAAACCGACGAGTAGAATCTATACCTGTTAAAAGATAA